The DNA window CAAGACCGTCGTCGAGAAGATCCTGGCGCGCGCCGCGGGCCTCCCCGCCGTCAGCGCCGGGGACGTCGTCGAGCCGCGCGTCGACGTGGCGATGAGCCACGAGAACGCCGCGCTCGTCATCAACCAGTTCCTCGAGATCTACGAGGGAACCGGGGTCACCGCCCACCCCTGGGACGTCTCGAAGATCGCGATCATCTTCGACCACCGCGTCCCGGCCGAGTCGCCGAAGACCGCGTCGAACCAGAAGAAGATCCGCGAGTTCGTCGACGCGCACCGGATCTCCCGCTTCCACGACATCCGCGGCGACGTCGGCGGCATCTGCCACCAGATCCTCCCCGAGTACGGCTACGTGAGGCCCGGGCAGGTCGTCGTCGGCACCGACTCCCACACGACGAGCCACGGCGCCCTCGGCGCCTTCTCGTTCGGCATCGGCGCCACCGAGATGGCCTCCGTCTGGACGCTCGGCGTCGCCCTCAACATCGAGGTTCCGACGACGATCAAGATCGAGGTGAACGGCGAGTTCGGCCCGCACGTCGGCCCGAAGGACCTGATCCTCCACGTCGTCGGAAAGCTCACGGCCCAGGGCGCCAACTTCCGCGTCCTCGAGTTCCACGGCGAGACGATGCGGAAGATGTCGACCTCCGGGCGCCTCGCCGTCTGCAACATGTCGGTCGAGGCGGGCGCCACGTCGGGCATCGTCCCGGCCGACGCGGAGACGATCCGCTACCTGCGCGAGGAGGCGGGCGTCACCGACCCGATCGAGCCGGTCGTCCCCGACGCCGACGCCGTCTACGAGCGGGTCGTCACGATCGACGTCTCGACCCTCGAACCGCAGATCGCCTGCCCGCACACGGTCGACAACGTCAAGGCGATCTCCGAGGTCGCCGGGGTGAAGGTCCACCAGGTCGTCATCGGCTCCTGCACGAACGGGCGGATCGACGACCTCGAGGCCGCCGCGAACATCATCCGCGGCAAGAAGGTCGCCCAGGGGACGCGGATGCTCGTCTTCCCCGCCTCGGGCCGCGTCTTCCAGGAGGCGCTCGACCGGGGCTACGTCTCCGACTTCATGAGGGCGGGCGCCGTCGTCATGAACGCCGGCTGCGGCCCGTGCCTCGGCGTCCACGAGGGGGCGCTCGGCGACAACGAGGTCGCCGTCTCCACCACGAACCGCAACTTCAAGGGGCGGATGGGGAACCCGAAGTCGGAGGTCTACCTCTGCTCGCCCGCCGTCGCGGCCGCTTCGGCCGTCGCGGGCGTCCTGGCCGACCCGCGGAAGGGGAACTGACATGGGCAAGGTCGCATTCGTCGTCGGGGACGACGTCTCCACCGACGTCATCTACCCGGGCCGCTACATGGCCACCGTCCTCCCCACCGAGACGCCCCAGTTCGCCTTCGCGAACGACCCGGCGCTCAACAACAAGCTGAACGCGAAGCTGGTCCCGCCCGGCTCCGTCCTCGTGGGCGGGAAGAACTTCGGCTGCGGCTCCTCGCGCGAGCAGGCCGTCTCCTGCCTCAAGGGGTGGGAGCTGACGATCGTCGCCAGCGACATCTCCCGGATCTTTCTCCAGAACGCGATCAACCTCGGGCTCAACATCATCACGGCGCCCGGCGTCGAGGCTTCGGAAGGCGACGAGGTCGTCGTCGAGGGGCCGAAGGTCGTCAACAAGACCAGCGGGAAGTCGTGGGACGTCGTCCCGCTCCCCCCCGCGCGGCAGGCGATCATCGATGCCGGCGGGCTCATCGCCTTCACGCGCAAGCGGATGCTCAAGGCGCAGGCGATGGGCTGAGGTCGGCTCGGCGCCGAGAACCAGGCTTCAGGTCGAAGGGGCGCCCGAACGGGCGCCCCTTCCGGTCCGCGGCCCTTCCCCCGATCCGTCCTCCCGCGTCTCCCCCGCCTCGTCCTTCACCTGCTCCACGAGCGTCTCGACCCGCCGGTCGGCCTGGAGGTGCTTCTGCAGCTCCAGGAGGCCGGCGCCGGCGAGGTTGGGACGGGCGCTCGGCCTGCCGTAGATCCGCGCCTGCCTCTTCCCCTCGAGGACCACGAGGAGGACGAGAAGGGGAACCCCGACGATGAGGACGATGCCGAACGTGGTCACGGCGGGAAGTCTACGGCGGGAGCGTCCGCCGGGCCGGCGGCGGCGTAGAGAAGGCGATGAGATCGACACGGCTCGCCGCGACCCTCGCCCTTCTCCTCCTCGCGCCGGCCGCGGAGGTGGCGATGGCGACCGAAGAACCGAAACACCGTGTCCTCGAGACGAGAGACGGCTTCGAAGTGCGCCTCTACGAACCCCAGGTCGTCGCCGAGACCCTCGTTCCGGGGGAGTTCGGCGAGGGTGGGAACGAGGGATTCCGGCGGGTGGCCGGCTACATCTTCGGCGGCAACGACGGCGGCCGGAAGATCGCCATGACCGCCCCCGTCGCCCAGGAGCGGAGCCCCGGCCCGCGCGACGGGACGAAGATCGCCATGACCGCACCGGTGGCGCAGGAGAAGACGGGAGAGGGGTGGACCGTCGCGTTCATCATGCCCGCCGAGCACACGATGGCGACCCTGCCGAGGCCGAACGACCCGCGCGTCACTCTCCGGGAGGTCCCTGCGAGGCGCGTGGCCGCCGTGACGTTCAGCGGTACGTGGGGAGCCGAGCGCTTCGACGCCGTCGCCAGGGAGCTCCTCGGCAGGCTCGACGCGGCCGGCTTCGTCCCCTCCGGCCCGCCGGTCTACGCGCGCTACGACCCACCCTGGACACCGTGGTTCCTCCGGAAGAACGAGGTGCTCGTGCCCCTGCAGGGCAGTCCGAAGACGGTCGCGGTCCGCTGAGGCGCCAGGTCGATCGGCGATCCCTCCCGGCCTAACATCCGCGGCATGGATCTCGCCGCGATCGTCCCTCCCGGCGCCACCGCCTCCCGCTCGCTCGTCGTGACGGAAGACCTCACCGTCGGCCACTGGGCCGAAGGGATGCCGCCGGTCTTCGGAACGCCGTTCCTGATCTACCTCATGGAGGTCGCTGCGGCGGACGTCCTGAAGCCTTACCTGCCCGAGGGGTGGGCCACCGTCGGGGCGCAGGTGAGCGTCTCGCACCTCGCGGCGACGCCGCTCGGGATGACCGTGACGGCGACGGCGAAGCTCGTCTCGGCGACGGAGCGGACGGCGACGTTCGAGGTCGTCGCCCACGACGGCGTCGAGAAGGTGGGCGAGGGGACGCACGTCCGAGGCGCCGTGGACCTCGCGAAGTTCGAGAAACGCTGGAAGGCCAAGGCGGAGGCGGCGGGAGAGACGCGCCCCGGCGTCGGGACCGCGAGCGGCGCGTGACGATTCGGCCGCGCCGATCCTTTCTCTACGTCCCGGGGTCCAACCCGAGAGCGCTGGCGAAGTCGAGAACGCTGCCGTGCGACGGGCTGATCCTCGACCTCGAGGACTCCGTCGCGCCCGAGGCGAAGGAGGCGGCGCGCGCCACAGTCGTCGCGGCGCTCGCCGAGGGGGGCTTCGCCCCCCGGGAGGTCCTCGTTCGCGTCAACGCGCGCGGCACGGAGTGGTTCGGGGCCGACGTCTCCGCTCTGGCCCGGGCCGGTGCCGACGGGCTCGTCCTGCCGAAAGTCGAATCGCCGGAGGACGTGCTGGCCGCGGCCACCCTCCTCGCGGGCCCGGGCGCGCCGCCCGGCCTCCCCCTCTGGCTGACGATCGAGACGCCCCGGGGCGTCCTCGCCTGCGGTGTCCTCGCGGGGGCGCACCCGGCCGTCGCCGGCCTCGTCGCGGGGACGTCCGACCTGGCGAAGGAGCTGCGCGCCCGGCACGTTCCCGGCCGGGAGCCGCTCCTTTTCGCCCTCTCGGCCATCGTCCTGGCGGCCCGCGCCCACGGCCTCTGGGTGCTCGACGGCGTTCACCTCGCCCTCGACGACGAGAGCGGCTTCGCGGCCTCGTGCCGGCAGGGGCGCGACCTCGGGTTCGACGGGAAGACGCTGATTCACCCCCGGACGATCGAGGCCGCGAACCGCCTCTTCGCCCCCGACCCGGTCGAGGTCGAGGCGGCGCGTCGGCTGCTCGCGGCCTGGCGCGCGGCCCGGGCCGCGGGGAGCGGCGTCGCGGTCTTCGACGGCCACCTCGTCGAGGAGCTCCACGCGCTCGAGGCCGAACGGCTCGTCACCCTCGCAGACGCGGTCGCGGCGACGGGGCCCGCCTGACGAGAGGCGACGCTGCGCGCTCCCGCCCCGGGGCCGGAGCCGCCGTTTCCCTGCGCTGGGAATGGACTCTGCGGTTACGATCCCGCCCGAGGGAAACAATCAGATGGATTCCGGAACGCTCAGGAAGTTCGAAGAGAGCCTCGGGCGCTGCATGGCGGATCCGGATTTCCTCGACATCTTCTACGGGAACTTCCTCGGCTCGTCCCCCAAGGTGCGCGAGAAGTTCGCGGGGACCGACTTCGACAGGCAGAAACAGATGCTGCGTGCGTCGTTCGACACGATGCTGAACGCCGCCCGCGACGAGGAGAACGGACCGGCGATCTGGCTCGCCCCTCTCGCCGAAAGACACGGCGCGCGCCAGCTGCGGATCGGAGCCGAGCTCTACGACCTCTGGCTCGACAACCTCCTGAAGACCGTCAAGGCGTGCGACGCGGGCTGGTCGGAGGACGTCGAGCAGGCGTGGGAGGCCGTCATGGGCGTCGGCATCAGCTACCTCTGCTCGCGCTACAACTCCTGAGGCTCCGGAATCCGCGCGCCCCGGGTCCCCGGGGTGCGTAAGATCCCGCGCCGTGAGCCAAGTCCTCTCCGTCCTCGACGTCGTGAAGCACTACGGGAAGGTGAAGGCCGTCGACGGCGTCTCCTTCGAGGTCGCCGCGGGGCGCATCACCGGCCTCCTCGGCCGCAACGGCGCCGGGAAGACGACGACCCTCCGGATGATCACCGGCGTCCTCCACCCCGACCGGGGCCGCGTCGAGCTCTTCGGAGCCGGCGTCGCCGAAGCGCGCGACCGGCTCGGCTACCTGCCCGAGGAGCGCGGCCTCTACCGGAAGATGCGCGTCCTCGACCACCTCCTCTTCCTCGCCGAGATCAAGGGGCGCTCCCCCGCCGCCATGCGGCCGGCCGCCGAGAAATGGCTGAGGCGATTCGAGCTCTGGGAGAAGCGGGACGGCAAGGTGGAGGAGCTCTCGAAGGGGAACCAGCAGAAGGTCCAGCTCGCCGGCGCCCTCCTCTTCGACCCCGACCTCGTCATTCTCGACGAGCCCGGATCCGGCCTCGACCCGGTGAACGTCGTCCTCGTGCGACGCCTGCTCCAGGAGCTCGCGGCGGACGGAAAGGCGATCCTCCTCTCGACGCACCAGATGGGCGAGGCAGAGAAGCTCTGCGACGAGATCGTCCTCGTTCACGACGGCAGGGTCGTGAAGGCCGGATCCCTCGCCGAGGTGAAGGCTTCCGGCGGGAGGGACGCGGTCCACGTCGAGTTCGAGGGGGACGGGGCGTTCCTCTCCCAGCTGCCGGGCGTCGGCTCGGCCCGGGTCGACACGAACCGCGCCGAGCTCCGCCTCCAGGCGAGCGCCGACCCCCAGGAGCTGCTCGCCGCGGCGGTGGGACGGCTGCGTATCCTCAGGTTCGAGGTCGTCGCGCCGTCGCTCGAGGAGGTCTTCCTCGAGGCGGTCGGCGGGACCCCGGCGGAGGTGGCGGCGTGAGGAAGCTCTGGGCCGTCCTGAAGCGCGAGTACCGCGAGACGGTGCGCAAGCCGTCGTTCCTCGTCATGACCGTCCTCGCGCCGTTCCTGCTGGCGGCGCTCATGATCGTGCCCGCCCTTCTCGCCGTGAAGGGTATGGGAGAGCGGCGGGTGGCGATCCTCGACGGCACGGGCCGGCTCGGCAGCATCGTCGCCGTCCTCGAGAGGAAGTCACCGGAAGGCCTGACTCCCTTCGCGCGGGGCGGGAGCGCGGGACGCGGGGGGGCACCGACGGGAAGGATCGTCCCCGAATACGTCAACCTCTTCGGCGTCGACCCGAAGAACGCGGTCGGCCCGTATCTCGCCCGCCTTGCCGGGGAAGGCACGCCGAAGGACCAGCTCCTCGACGGCGTCCTGCTCGTCCCGGCCGACGCCTTCGAGCGCCCGGTCACGAGCCTCACCTACTTCAGCCGCTCCGCCGTCGACCTCCTCGCGCAGGAGAGTCTCGGGCGCGTCGTGAACCGTGCGCTCCAGCGGGAGCGGCTCGCGGCCAGGGGTATGGAACCGTCCGAGGTGGAGCTCCTCCTCGCACCGCTCCCGGTCCGGACGGTCCAGGTGACGAAGTCGGGCCAGGAGCGGACTGGAGGCGAGGGCAATTTCCTCGTCGCGATGGTCTTCATGGCGCTCCTTTTCATCCCGTCGCTCGTCTACGGGCAGGAGGTGATGCGGGGCGTCATCCAGGAGAAGACGGACCGCGTCGTCGAGATCCTCGTCTCGTCGATGACGCCGATGGAGCTCCTCTCCGGGAAGATCCTCGGGATGGCCGCCGTCGGCCTGACGCAGATCGCCGTCTGGATGACGATGGCCGGCCTCCTTCTCGGGTCGGGCCTCTCGGAGGCGCAGACAGCCGGGCTCGACCTCTCGGCCGTCCTCCGTCCGGCGGTCGCGGTCTGGTTCGTCGTCTTCTTCGTCCTCTCGTACCTCGTCACGGTCGGCGCCTACGCCGCGGGCGGGTCGATCGTCAGCTCGGAGAAGGAGGCGCAGCAGGTCCTGACCCCGGTGATGATCGTCTTCATGGTCCCGTGGTTCCTGATGATGCCGATCCTGTCGAATCCCGACTCGAACCTCTCGGTCGTCCTCTCCCTCGTCCCGATCTACACGCCGATGACGATGTTCATCCGGATCCTCGTCTCGGAGCCGCCGGCGTGGCAGGTGGCCCTTTCCCTCGTCCTCTCGGTCGCGACGATCGCATTCCTCCTGAAGGCGACCGCGAAGATCTTCCGGGCCGGCCTCCTGGCCACCGGAAAGCGACCGACCATTCCCGAGCTCTGGCGCTGGCTGAAGGCCGCGTGAGGTCCGCGAACGGCCGCGTCGGGAAGTCCGGCGCGGCCGTCGGGATTTCCGGCACGGAACGAAGGCCGGAGCGAACGCCCGATTCCCGCGCGTCGCCTTAAGACTCTCCTTCTGCACGACTTGGCCGCCCTCCGTCGGTCGGGGTCGCCGTGGGCACGCCTCATGCAGCTCCACGTGTGCGCCGGTTCCCCCGCGAGGGAAATCCCGACGCGAGGAGGTTTCCCATGCAGCCCACCGACACCGAGATCCTCTGGCTCAACCTGACGAACGCCGGACTGGGCCTCGCCACCCTTGCCGGAATCGGCGTCCTCGCCTGGACGGCCGTCCGCGAGCTCGGCGAGCGCGCGAAGAGCCGCGTCACCGTCCACTCCCTCGATCCGCACTCCGCCTTCATCCCCGAGCTCGGCCTCACGATGGCCGACGGCGGCGAGAAGATCGACGCGGACGAGGAGAAGGCGAAGGAGACGGAGAAGTAGCCCGAGGGCCGAAGAGGAGCGAGCCGTGCGTTGCCCCTTCCTCCGCGAGGCACACGTCCAGTCGTGCCAGGCCTCCCCGTTTCGCAAGCAGATCGTCCGGAGCGGCCATGCCGCCGACGATCGCTGCGGCTCGGCGGCGTGGCGCGACTGCTTCGCGGCCCGCGAGCTGACCGAGGAGCACCCGAGCGCAGGCTCCTGCCCGTTCCACGCCGAGTCGCTCGTCCAGTACTGCTCTTCCGCTCCCGTGACGAAGTTCATCCCCTGGAGCGATCAGGCCTTTTCCCGCTGCGGCAGCGAGTCCCACCGCTACTGCGACCTCTACCTCGCCCTCGCGAGGACCTCCGCTCCCACGCCGGAGACGGGCGAGCCCGCCCCGCGCTCCGACGACGCCGACGGCATCCCCGTTCCGACCTGGCTCTGGTTCGCACCGAGCCACACCTGGCTCGCCGTGGCGTCCGACGGCGTCTGCCACATCGGCGTCGACGCCTTCCTCGCCCGGACGCTCGGCGGGATCGACAGGGTCCAGTTCGTGACGACGAAGGGTCTGGAGCGGCCTGCCGCCGTCCTGACCGTCCGCGACGTCGACCTCACCGTCTCCTTTCCCAATCCCGTCCTCATCACCGGCGTGAACGGCGCGCTCCGCGCCGACCCGGCCCGACTCGCCCGCGACCCCTACGGCCTGGGCTGGCTCTTCGAGGGGATCGTCCGCGATCGCGCCTCCCTTCCGAGCGGCCACACCAAGCTCACCGACGGCCTCCTGCGCGGCGACGCCGCCACGGCGTGGATGCGCCGCGAGGGGCTTCGTCTCCGCGGCCTCGCCGAAGCGGCCTCGGAGCGGATCTGGGGCGCCCGTCTCGCCGCCGACGGCGGCCTTCCCGCCCCGGGTCTCATCCGGACGCTCCCGCACGAGGAAGCGCTCCGCCTCTCCCACCTTCTCCTCTCCACCGCCACCGACGAAGAGAGGTTCTCTTGAAACTACCGGCCCCCGTCTCGTTCGCCGTCGGCCTCGTTCCCGCACTCGCGGCAGGCTGGCTCCTCTTTCCCCGCCTCCTCTACAAGACCGAGGCGCAACCCCTGCCGTTCAACCACAAGGTCCACACCGAAGGCGGCATGGGCTGCACCGACTGCCACGCGACGGCCGAGAACGGCCGCTTCACCGGTCTTCCGACCACCGAGGCGTGCGCCGGCTGCCACGCCGAGAAGGGCGACAACGCGGGGATCAACGCGCTCGTCGCCAGCTACGTGGAGCCGGGACGCGAAGTGCCGTGGCTCGTCCACGCCCGCCAGCCCGACAACGTCTACTTCCCCCACGCGCCGCACGTGACGGGCGACAAGCTCGCGTGCGCGCGCTGCCACGGCCCCCACGGTGCGTCGACCGCGACGCGGACGTACGCGGTGAACCGGTTGTCCGGGTACTCGCGCGACATCTGGGGCCCATCTCTGGCGAGGGTCGGCCCGAAAGACGGGCAGGGAATGAAGATGTCCGACTGCATCCAGTGCCACCGCGCGGGCGGACGCGAGAGCGCCTGCCTCGACTGCCACAAGTGAAGGGGACGGCATGAAGCTCGAGCTCT is part of the Holophagales bacterium genome and encodes:
- the leuD gene encoding 3-isopropylmalate dehydratase small subunit (catalyzes the isomerization between 2-isopropylmalate and 3-isopropylmalate in leucine biosynthesis) yields the protein MGKVAFVVGDDVSTDVIYPGRYMATVLPTETPQFAFANDPALNNKLNAKLVPPGSVLVGGKNFGCGSSREQAVSCLKGWELTIVASDISRIFLQNAINLGLNIITAPGVEASEGDEVVVEGPKVVNKTSGKSWDVVPLPPARQAIIDAGGLIAFTRKRMLKAQAMG
- a CDS encoding heme-binding protein, which encodes MRSTRLAATLALLLLAPAAEVAMATEEPKHRVLETRDGFEVRLYEPQVVAETLVPGEFGEGGNEGFRRVAGYIFGGNDGGRKIAMTAPVAQERSPGPRDGTKIAMTAPVAQEKTGEGWTVAFIMPAEHTMATLPRPNDPRVTLREVPARRVAAVTFSGTWGAERFDAVARELLGRLDAAGFVPSGPPVYARYDPPWTPWFLRKNEVLVPLQGSPKTVAVR
- a CDS encoding globin — translated: MDSGTLRKFEESLGRCMADPDFLDIFYGNFLGSSPKVREKFAGTDFDRQKQMLRASFDTMLNAARDEENGPAIWLAPLAERHGARQLRIGAELYDLWLDNLLKTVKACDAGWSEDVEQAWEAVMGVGISYLCSRYNS
- a CDS encoding ABC transporter permease — translated: MRKLWAVLKREYRETVRKPSFLVMTVLAPFLLAALMIVPALLAVKGMGERRVAILDGTGRLGSIVAVLERKSPEGLTPFARGGSAGRGGAPTGRIVPEYVNLFGVDPKNAVGPYLARLAGEGTPKDQLLDGVLLVPADAFERPVTSLTYFSRSAVDLLAQESLGRVVNRALQRERLAARGMEPSEVELLLAPLPVRTVQVTKSGQERTGGEGNFLVAMVFMALLFIPSLVYGQEVMRGVIQEKTDRVVEILVSSMTPMELLSGKILGMAAVGLTQIAVWMTMAGLLLGSGLSEAQTAGLDLSAVLRPAVAVWFVVFFVLSYLVTVGAYAAGGSIVSSEKEAQQVLTPVMIVFMVPWFLMMPILSNPDSNLSVVLSLVPIYTPMTMFIRILVSEPPAWQVALSLVLSVATIAFLLKATAKIFRAGLLATGKRPTIPELWRWLKAA
- a CDS encoding thioesterase family protein, with amino-acid sequence MDLAAIVPPGATASRSLVVTEDLTVGHWAEGMPPVFGTPFLIYLMEVAAADVLKPYLPEGWATVGAQVSVSHLAATPLGMTVTATAKLVSATERTATFEVVAHDGVEKVGEGTHVRGAVDLAKFEKRWKAKAEAAGETRPGVGTASGA
- a CDS encoding 3-isopropylmalate dehydratase large subunit, with protein sequence MGKTVVEKILARAAGLPAVSAGDVVEPRVDVAMSHENAALVINQFLEIYEGTGVTAHPWDVSKIAIIFDHRVPAESPKTASNQKKIREFVDAHRISRFHDIRGDVGGICHQILPEYGYVRPGQVVVGTDSHTTSHGALGAFSFGIGATEMASVWTLGVALNIEVPTTIKIEVNGEFGPHVGPKDLILHVVGKLTAQGANFRVLEFHGETMRKMSTSGRLAVCNMSVEAGATSGIVPADAETIRYLREEAGVTDPIEPVVPDADAVYERVVTIDVSTLEPQIACPHTVDNVKAISEVAGVKVHQVVIGSCTNGRIDDLEAAANIIRGKKVAQGTRMLVFPASGRVFQEALDRGYVSDFMRAGAVVMNAGCGPCLGVHEGALGDNEVAVSTTNRNFKGRMGNPKSEVYLCSPAVAAASAVAGVLADPRKGN
- a CDS encoding CoA ester lyase, translating into MTIRPRRSFLYVPGSNPRALAKSRTLPCDGLILDLEDSVAPEAKEAARATVVAALAEGGFAPREVLVRVNARGTEWFGADVSALARAGADGLVLPKVESPEDVLAAATLLAGPGAPPGLPLWLTIETPRGVLACGVLAGAHPAVAGLVAGTSDLAKELRARHVPGREPLLFALSAIVLAARAHGLWVLDGVHLALDDESGFAASCRQGRDLGFDGKTLIHPRTIEAANRLFAPDPVEVEAARRLLAAWRAARAAGSGVAVFDGHLVEELHALEAERLVTLADAVAATGPA
- a CDS encoding cytochrome c3 family protein codes for the protein MKLPAPVSFAVGLVPALAAGWLLFPRLLYKTEAQPLPFNHKVHTEGGMGCTDCHATAENGRFTGLPTTEACAGCHAEKGDNAGINALVASYVEPGREVPWLVHARQPDNVYFPHAPHVTGDKLACARCHGPHGASTATRTYAVNRLSGYSRDIWGPSLARVGPKDGQGMKMSDCIQCHRAGGRESACLDCHK
- a CDS encoding ATP-binding cassette domain-containing protein, which translates into the protein MSQVLSVLDVVKHYGKVKAVDGVSFEVAAGRITGLLGRNGAGKTTTLRMITGVLHPDRGRVELFGAGVAEARDRLGYLPEERGLYRKMRVLDHLLFLAEIKGRSPAAMRPAAEKWLRRFELWEKRDGKVEELSKGNQQKVQLAGALLFDPDLVILDEPGSGLDPVNVVLVRRLLQELAADGKAILLSTHQMGEAEKLCDEIVLVHDGRVVKAGSLAEVKASGGRDAVHVEFEGDGAFLSQLPGVGSARVDTNRAELRLQASADPQELLAAAVGRLRILRFEVVAPSLEEVFLEAVGGTPAEVAA